In a genomic window of Enterobacter asburiae:
- a CDS encoding pilus assembly protein HofN, translating into MNMTNFLPWRQQRRARCLRFWGGALLLMLLAVFSVRMNHLVTLRALQAQLAGTQSVQRGLVSRQRPTAEAQKPAGTPPRRAWQRVLETLSGAMPAQVWLTELRYQPPALMLIGYATTLPALSALRNGLEHIDGFTTGPEGELRQDSQGRWMFTLHLKSEG; encoded by the coding sequence ATGAACATGACCAACTTCCTGCCCTGGCGTCAGCAGCGGCGCGCGCGATGCCTGCGTTTCTGGGGCGGCGCATTGCTGCTCATGCTGCTGGCCGTTTTTAGCGTAAGGATGAACCATCTGGTAACGCTGCGCGCGCTACAGGCTCAACTGGCGGGTACGCAGTCCGTGCAGCGTGGCCTTGTGTCTCGCCAGCGACCCACAGCAGAGGCGCAGAAACCTGCTGGCACGCCGCCGCGCCGCGCATGGCAACGGGTGCTGGAGACACTTTCTGGCGCTATGCCTGCGCAGGTCTGGCTGACAGAGCTGCGTTATCAGCCTCCAGCTCTGATGTTGATCGGATATGCCACCACCCTGCCGGCGCTCTCTGCCTTACGTAATGGGCTGGAGCACATAGACGGCTTTACGACCGGGCCAGAGGGGGAACTCCGGCAGGATAGCCAGGGGCGCTGGATGTTCACTCTGCACCTGAAAAGCGAGGGGTAA
- a CDS encoding DNA utilization protein HofM, whose amino-acid sequence MAFKTWQTGVHIQQDRVLIAALARERGGWCLRRWWAIPLAEGIIRDGKICQPEALTDALRGWRKALPHYHRVFLSFPAARTLQKSLPRPALALRDSEQLSWLGAALSRELEMSAESLCFDYTQDTFSNTFHVTAAQNKEVETLLSLAKTLRLRLATITPDASALANLLPAVAPTQCVAWRDAHQWLWAMRHQWGRRYTAEAENVTELAALLVLSQNDIALFDAERTPWETLQRWHAPLPECGADYTVALALAMSEVPE is encoded by the coding sequence ATGGCTTTCAAAACATGGCAAACGGGCGTGCATATTCAACAGGATAGGGTGCTGATTGCGGCGCTGGCCCGGGAGAGAGGCGGCTGGTGCTTACGCCGCTGGTGGGCCATTCCTCTGGCCGAAGGCATCATTCGTGACGGCAAAATTTGTCAGCCAGAAGCGCTGACCGATGCCTTACGCGGCTGGCGGAAAGCGCTACCGCACTACCACCGGGTGTTTCTCTCCTTCCCTGCTGCACGGACTCTGCAAAAATCGTTGCCTCGTCCAGCACTTGCATTGCGCGACAGCGAGCAGCTCTCGTGGCTGGGGGCGGCGCTCTCGCGCGAACTGGAGATGTCTGCAGAGTCCCTCTGTTTCGACTACACCCAGGACACCTTCAGCAATACGTTTCACGTGACTGCTGCACAAAACAAAGAGGTTGAAACGCTTCTGAGTCTGGCGAAAACGCTACGTTTGCGGCTGGCTACCATCACTCCGGATGCCAGCGCGTTGGCGAACCTGCTGCCTGCGGTAGCGCCGACGCAGTGCGTCGCCTGGCGGGATGCGCATCAATGGCTGTGGGCCATGCGCCATCAGTGGGGGCGTCGTTATACCGCTGAAGCAGAAAACGTCACTGAGCTGGCGGCGCTGCTGGTTCTCAGCCAGAACGACATCGCGCTCTTTGATGCCGAACGAACCCCATGGGAAACGCTGCAGCGCTGGCATGCGCCTCTTCCCGAATGCGGGGCTGACTATACCGTCGCGCTGGCGCTGGCCATGAGCGAGGTGCCTGAATGA
- the mrcA gene encoding peptidoglycan glycosyltransferase/peptidoglycan DD-transpeptidase MrcA — protein sequence MKFVKYLFILAVCCILLGAGSIYGLYKYIEPQLPDVATLRDVRLQIPMQVYSADGELMAQYGEKRRIPLTLNQIPPVMVKAFIATEDSRFYEHHGVDPVGIFRAASIALFSGHASQGASTITQQLARNFFLSPEKTLTRKIKEVFLAIRIEQLLSKDEILELYLNKIYLGYRAYGVGAAAQVYFGKPVEQLTLSEMATIAGLPKAPSTFNPLYSLDRATSRRNVVLSRMLSEGYISQSEYDQARNDVIDANYHAPEIAFSAPYLTEMVRQEMVSRYGDKAYEDGYRVYTTVTRKVQQAAQDAVRNNVMDYDMRHGYRGPSNVLWKVGESAWDSKKITSTLKALPTYGPLLPAVVTQADPQEAVATLADGTSVSLRMDGIRWARPYRSDTLQGPTPRKVTDVVQTGQQIWVRKVGDAWWLAQVPDVNSALVSINPQNGAVMALVGGFDFNQSKFNRATQALRQVGSNIKPFLYTAAMDKGLTLASILNDVPISRWDAGAGSDWQPKNSPAEYAGPIRLRQGLGQSKNVVMVRAMRAMGVDYAAEYLQRFGFPAQNIVRTESLALGSASFTPLQVARGYSVMANGGFLVDPYFISKIENDQGGVLFEAKPKIACPECDIPVIYGNTPKSEVLENKDMEDPAVSQEQPNIVLPQPQLEQANQSLVAQTGAQEYAPHVINTPLAFLIKSALNTNIFGEPGWQGTGWRAGRDLQRHDIGGKTGTTNSSKDAWFSGYGPGVVTSVWIGFDDHRRDLGRTTASGAIKDQISGYEGGAKSAQPAWDAYMKSVLEGVPEQPLTPPPGVVTVNIDRSTGQLANGGNSRAEYFIEGTQPTTQAVHEVGTEIIDNGETHELF from the coding sequence GTGAAGTTCGTAAAGTATTTATTCATCCTTGCAGTCTGTTGCATTCTGCTGGGAGCAGGCTCGATTTACGGTTTGTACAAATATATTGAGCCACAGCTACCTGATGTCGCCACGCTCCGCGATGTGCGCCTCCAGATCCCGATGCAGGTCTATAGCGCCGATGGCGAACTGATGGCGCAGTATGGCGAGAAGCGTCGTATCCCGCTGACCTTAAACCAAATCCCCCCCGTGATGGTGAAAGCTTTTATCGCCACAGAGGACAGCCGTTTCTACGAGCACCACGGTGTCGATCCGGTGGGGATTTTCCGTGCCGCAAGCATTGCGTTGTTCTCCGGTCATGCCTCCCAGGGGGCGAGTACCATTACGCAGCAGCTGGCGCGTAACTTCTTCCTCAGCCCCGAAAAGACGCTGACACGTAAGATCAAAGAGGTGTTCCTGGCGATCCGTATTGAGCAACTGCTGAGCAAGGACGAGATCCTTGAGCTGTACCTCAATAAAATCTACCTAGGCTACCGTGCCTATGGCGTGGGGGCTGCCGCACAGGTGTACTTCGGTAAGCCTGTTGAGCAGCTCACCTTAAGCGAAATGGCAACTATTGCCGGTCTGCCAAAAGCGCCCTCCACGTTCAACCCGCTCTACTCGCTCGATCGCGCCACCTCACGTCGTAACGTCGTCCTTTCACGTATGCTGAGCGAAGGTTACATCAGCCAGAGCGAGTACGACCAGGCGCGTAATGACGTTATTGACGCCAATTACCACGCCCCTGAGATCGCTTTCTCTGCCCCTTATCTGACCGAAATGGTGCGCCAGGAGATGGTGAGTCGTTATGGCGACAAGGCCTATGAAGACGGCTATCGCGTGTACACCACCGTCACCCGTAAAGTGCAGCAGGCGGCTCAGGACGCGGTGCGCAATAACGTGATGGACTACGATATGCGTCACGGCTATCGCGGCCCGTCGAACGTGCTCTGGAAAGTGGGTGAGAGCGCCTGGGACAGCAAAAAAATCACCAGCACGCTGAAAGCGCTGCCAACATACGGTCCGCTCCTTCCAGCCGTGGTCACTCAGGCCGATCCTCAGGAAGCCGTTGCGACGCTGGCGGACGGCACGTCCGTTTCTTTGCGTATGGACGGTATTCGCTGGGCGCGTCCATACCGTTCAGACACCCTGCAGGGGCCAACGCCGCGCAAAGTGACCGACGTGGTACAGACCGGGCAGCAGATCTGGGTACGTAAGGTTGGCGATGCCTGGTGGCTGGCGCAGGTACCGGATGTCAACTCGGCCCTGGTTTCTATCAACCCACAGAACGGGGCGGTAATGGCGCTGGTCGGCGGGTTCGATTTCAACCAGAGCAAATTTAACCGCGCCACGCAGGCCCTGCGTCAGGTCGGTTCCAACATCAAACCGTTCCTCTACACGGCTGCGATGGATAAAGGACTGACCCTTGCCAGCATTCTTAACGACGTGCCAATCTCCCGCTGGGATGCCGGTGCCGGTTCCGACTGGCAGCCGAAGAACTCCCCAGCGGAGTATGCCGGTCCAATTCGTCTTCGTCAGGGTCTTGGGCAGTCGAAAAACGTGGTGATGGTGCGTGCCATGCGCGCGATGGGCGTCGACTATGCGGCAGAGTACCTGCAGCGCTTCGGCTTCCCGGCGCAGAATATCGTTCGCACCGAGTCGCTGGCATTAGGTTCAGCCTCCTTTACGCCGCTTCAGGTCGCGCGCGGATACTCGGTGATGGCTAACGGCGGCTTCCTGGTTGACCCGTACTTCATCAGTAAAATCGAGAACGACCAGGGCGGCGTGCTGTTTGAAGCGAAGCCGAAAATTGCCTGCCCTGAGTGTGATATTCCGGTCATTTACGGCAATACGCCGAAATCCGAGGTGCTCGAAAACAAGGACATGGAAGACCCTGCCGTGTCTCAGGAGCAGCCGAATATCGTCTTACCGCAGCCGCAGCTGGAGCAGGCTAACCAGTCGCTGGTGGCGCAAACCGGCGCGCAGGAGTACGCCCCGCACGTTATCAACACGCCGCTGGCGTTCCTGATCAAGAGCGCGCTGAACACCAACATCTTCGGTGAACCGGGCTGGCAGGGTACCGGCTGGCGTGCAGGGCGCGATCTGCAGCGCCACGATATCGGCGGTAAAACCGGGACAACCAACAGCTCTAAAGATGCGTGGTTCTCCGGCTACGGGCCGGGCGTGGTGACGTCGGTCTGGATCGGTTTCGACGATCATCGCCGTGATTTAGGCCGCACCACGGCATCCGGCGCGATTAAAGATCAGATTTCCGGCTACGAAGGCGGCGCCAAAAGCGCGCAGCCGGCCTGGGATGCCTACATGAAATCCGTTCTTGAAGGCGTGCCGGAGCAGCCGCTGACGCCGCCGCCGGGCGTGGTGACGGTCAATATTGACCGCAGCACCGGTCAGCTCGCAAACGGTGGTAATAGCCGCGCCGAATATTTCATTGAGGGCACGCAGCCAACCACGCAGGCGGTGCACGAGGTGGGAACGGAGATTATTGATAACGGCGAGACGCACGAGCTGTTCTGA
- the nudE gene encoding ADP compounds hydrolase NudE has protein sequence MSKPLQKPTILNVETVAKSRLFNVESVDLEFSNGVRRVYERMRPSSREAVMIVPIVDDHLILIREYAVGTESYELGFSKGLIDPGETVFEAANRELKEEVGFGANELSFLKKLSMAPSYFSSKMNIVVAEDLYPESLEGDEPEPLPQVRWPLAHVMDLLEDPDFNEARNVSALFLVREWLKGQGRL, from the coding sequence ATGAGCAAACCACTACAAAAACCCACCATTCTGAATGTTGAAACTGTCGCTAAATCGCGCCTGTTTAATGTCGAGAGTGTGGACCTGGAGTTCAGCAACGGTGTGCGTCGTGTTTATGAACGTATGCGACCCTCCTCGCGCGAAGCGGTTATGATTGTGCCTATCGTCGACGATCATCTGATTTTGATCCGCGAATACGCCGTGGGGACGGAATCTTACGAGCTTGGGTTCTCGAAAGGGCTCATCGATCCGGGCGAAACGGTCTTTGAAGCGGCAAACCGCGAGCTGAAAGAAGAGGTGGGTTTTGGTGCGAACGAGCTGTCGTTCCTGAAAAAGCTGAGCATGGCACCGTCTTATTTTTCCAGCAAAATGAATATCGTGGTGGCTGAAGATCTCTATCCTGAATCGCTTGAGGGAGACGAGCCGGAGCCGCTGCCGCAGGTTCGCTGGCCGCTGGCGCACGTGATGGATTTGCTGGAAGACCCTGACTTTAACGAGGCGCGCAACGTGAGCGCGCTGTTCCTGGTCCGGGAGTGGCTGAAGGGGCAGGGGAGACTGTAG
- a CDS encoding intracellular growth attenuator family protein translates to MSTILIVLAAMLVSALIAGWLYRRRVQRRYRLPFLNAFAGATTRKLTQDERDAVENYLETLNRSQLTPGPTGATAAPVALKLNAQSDTVLCVTRSITRYGITTDDPNKWRYYLDSVEVHLPPSWEQYINDENSVELIHTDSLPLVISLNGHTLNDYLHEAPRFALERTSSTQASIRGEETEQIELLNIRQETHEEYALSRPDGIREAILIVAAFLLFFVCLLTPDVFVPWLAGGAVLLLAAGLWGLFAPPTKTSLREIHCLRGTPKRWGLFGENDQEHLNNISLGIIDLIYPRHWQPWIAQDLGQKTDIDIYLDRHVVRQGRFLSLHDEVKNFPLQHWLRSTVIAGGAGLVFIMLLLFVPLDMPIKFTLSWIKGAQTIEATSVNQLDEAGVRVGDTLRLKGTGMCNIHTPGAWNTRQNSPFMPFDCSQIIWNDAPPLPLPESEVVNKATALTQTVNRQLHPKPDDDSRVSPALRSAIQKSGMILLDDFGDIVLKTQDLCSTQDECVRLKNALVNLGNSKDWDSLVKRAEAGRLDGVNVLLRPVSAESLDNLVATSTSPFMMRETTRAAQALNSPAPGGFVIASDEGSDLVDQPYPQVALYDYPAQEQWSQFQRLAQMLMQTPFSAEGIVTSIYTDANGTRHIGLHRMPDSAGLWRYIGTSLLMVAMLIAIFWNGFMALRRYQRSRTRLAEIQQYYENCLNPKLIPSSESLI, encoded by the coding sequence ATGAGCACCATTTTGATTGTTCTCGCTGCTATGCTGGTCAGCGCATTGATTGCAGGGTGGCTGTACAGGCGACGCGTACAGCGCCGTTACCGGCTGCCCTTTTTAAATGCCTTTGCGGGTGCGACAACCCGTAAGCTCACGCAAGACGAGCGCGATGCAGTTGAAAACTATCTCGAAACGCTGAACCGTTCTCAGTTAACGCCTGGGCCAACGGGAGCCACCGCTGCGCCTGTCGCGCTTAAGCTGAACGCGCAAAGTGACACCGTGCTCTGCGTGACGCGCTCCATCACGCGCTACGGCATTACGACTGACGACCCCAACAAGTGGCGCTACTACCTTGATTCCGTTGAGGTGCATCTGCCCCCTTCCTGGGAGCAGTACATTAACGACGAAAACAGCGTTGAGCTGATTCACACCGATTCGCTGCCGCTGGTGATCTCGCTCAACGGCCATACCCTGAATGACTATCTTCACGAAGCCCCGCGCTTTGCGCTGGAGCGCACGAGCTCAACGCAGGCCTCTATTCGTGGTGAAGAGACCGAGCAGATTGAACTGCTGAATATTCGTCAGGAAACGCATGAAGAGTACGCTCTGAGTCGTCCGGACGGTATTCGTGAAGCCATCCTGATCGTTGCCGCTTTCCTGCTCTTTTTTGTCTGCCTGCTGACGCCGGACGTCTTTGTCCCGTGGCTGGCGGGTGGCGCAGTGTTGCTTCTGGCGGCCGGGTTGTGGGGACTCTTTGCCCCGCCGACCAAAACCTCGCTGCGGGAGATCCACTGCCTGCGCGGCACGCCAAAGCGCTGGGGCCTGTTCGGTGAGAACGATCAGGAGCATCTCAACAATATTTCACTCGGTATTATTGACCTTATCTATCCGCGCCACTGGCAGCCGTGGATTGCGCAGGATTTAGGGCAGAAAACCGATATTGATATCTACCTTGACCGCCACGTTGTGCGTCAGGGGCGCTTCCTGTCTCTGCATGATGAAGTGAAAAATTTCCCGCTTCAGCACTGGCTCCGCAGCACGGTCATCGCCGGCGGCGCCGGGCTGGTGTTTATCATGCTGCTGCTTTTCGTGCCGCTGGATATGCCCATCAAATTTACCCTTTCGTGGATCAAAGGCGCGCAGACCATCGAGGCGACCAGCGTCAATCAGCTCGATGAAGCGGGCGTGCGGGTGGGCGATACGCTGCGCCTGAAGGGCACCGGGATGTGTAACATCCATACTCCGGGGGCGTGGAACACGCGCCAGAACTCGCCGTTCATGCCGTTCGACTGTTCGCAAATTATCTGGAACGACGCGCCGCCGCTGCCGCTGCCGGAATCTGAAGTGGTGAATAAAGCCACGGCGCTGACCCAGACGGTTAACCGCCAGCTGCACCCGAAACCGGACGATGACTCACGCGTCAGCCCCGCGCTGCGTTCCGCCATTCAGAAATCAGGTATGATTCTGCTGGATGATTTTGGCGATATCGTTCTGAAAACCCAGGATTTATGCTCCACGCAGGATGAGTGCGTACGCCTCAAAAACGCGCTGGTTAACCTCGGGAACAGTAAAGACTGGGACTCGCTGGTGAAACGCGCCGAAGCGGGACGACTGGATGGCGTCAACGTGCTGCTGCGTCCGGTCAGCGCGGAGTCGCTGGATAACCTGGTCGCGACGTCGACATCGCCGTTTATGATGCGCGAAACCACCCGGGCGGCTCAGGCGCTCAACAGCCCGGCGCCGGGCGGCTTTGTGATTGCCAGCGATGAAGGCAGCGACCTGGTCGATCAGCCTTACCCGCAGGTTGCGCTTTACGACTACCCGGCGCAGGAGCAGTGGAGCCAGTTCCAGCGCCTGGCGCAGATGCTGATGCAAACGCCGTTCAGTGCCGAAGGGATTGTCACAAGCATCTACACCGACGCCAACGGCACCCGCCATATCGGCCTGCACCGGATGCCGGACAGCGCAGGATTGTGGCGTTACATTGGCACCTCTCTGCTGATGGTCGCCATGCTGATCGCCATTTTCTGGAACGGTTTTATGGCGCTGCGCCGCTACCAGCGCTCGCGAACGCGTCTGGCTGAGATCCAGCAATATTACGAGAATTGCCTCAATCCTAAGCTGATCCCCTCCTCTGAGAGCCTGATCTGA
- the yrfG gene encoding GMP/IMP nucleotidase, giving the protein MHLDIDWQQVDTVLLDMDGTLLDLAFDNYFWQKLVPETYGEQQGISPAEAQAFIRSQYSAVQHTLNWYCLDYWSERLGLDICAMTTAQGPRAVLREDTVPFLDALKASGKRRILLTNAHPHNLAVKLEHTGLASHLDLLLSTHTFGYPKEDQRLWHAVKEETGLQPERTLFIDDSEPILDSAATFGIRYCLGVTNPDSGLAEKRYLRHPGLNDYRQMIPSLTVKETP; this is encoded by the coding sequence ATGCATCTTGATATCGACTGGCAGCAGGTCGACACCGTTCTGCTGGATATGGACGGCACGCTGCTCGATCTCGCCTTTGACAACTATTTCTGGCAAAAGCTGGTGCCGGAAACCTATGGTGAACAGCAGGGCATCTCCCCGGCAGAAGCGCAGGCGTTCATTCGTTCGCAATATAGCGCGGTGCAACATACGCTAAACTGGTACTGTCTGGACTACTGGAGCGAGCGCCTCGGTTTGGATATTTGTGCCATGACCACCGCCCAGGGACCACGCGCCGTGCTGCGCGAAGATACGGTTCCATTCCTGGACGCGCTGAAAGCCAGCGGCAAGCGCCGTATTTTGCTGACTAACGCGCATCCACATAACCTGGCCGTGAAGCTGGAGCACACGGGGCTGGCGTCGCACCTTGATTTATTACTTTCTACCCACACATTTGGTTATCCGAAAGAGGATCAGCGGTTGTGGCATGCGGTGAAGGAAGAGACCGGCCTGCAGCCGGAACGCACACTGTTCATTGACGACAGCGAGCCCATTCTGGATTCCGCGGCAACGTTTGGCATTCGCTATTGTCTGGGCGTTACCAATCCTGACTCTGGCCTGGCTGAAAAACGCTATCTGCGCCATCCGGGGCTGAACGACTACCGCCAGATGATCCCCTCACTAACCGTGAAGGAGACGCCATGA
- the hslR gene encoding ribosome-associated heat shock protein Hsp15: MKEKPSDGVRLDKWLWAARFYKTRALAREMVDGGKVHYNGQRSKPSKLVELNATLTLRQGNDERTVVIKAITEQRRPASEAVQLYEETPESVEKREKTALARKMNALTMPHPDRRPDKKERRDLMKFKHGESE; the protein is encoded by the coding sequence ATGAAAGAAAAGCCCTCAGATGGGGTAAGACTGGATAAATGGCTGTGGGCAGCCCGTTTTTATAAAACGCGCGCCCTTGCCCGCGAGATGGTTGACGGCGGTAAAGTGCATTACAACGGCCAGCGCAGCAAGCCGAGCAAGCTGGTCGAGCTGAACGCCACCTTAACGCTGCGCCAGGGCAACGACGAACGTACGGTAGTGATTAAAGCCATTACCGAACAGCGACGGCCCGCATCGGAAGCCGTACAGCTTTACGAAGAAACGCCTGAAAGCGTTGAAAAGCGCGAGAAAACCGCGCTGGCGCGCAAAATGAATGCGCTGACCATGCCCCACCCGGACCGGCGACCGGATAAAAAAGAGCGCCGCGATCTGATGAAATTTAAACACGGTGAGAGCGAGTAA